ctgtctcgaaaaaccaaaaaaaaaaaagaatgacagccGTCCCGCACTGTCCCTCTGCTGCCCTGCGGCCTCTGTTGGGGCATGGGTGTCTTTTCCTCATCACACCTGCTGTTGAGAAACATGTTCCAGCCTGGCTGTGTACAGACCTCCACCCTGTTTGTGATTGTTCTTAGACGATGTTGTCTCATATGGATCTCCGGCTTGGcccggaacttgctatgtagaccaggttggccttgaactcacaaagatccacttaccaagtagtgggattaaaggcatatatgcTGGGATGCCCAGCCTTCCTTTCGTTCTGTAATGGCTGGGAAGGTTGCTTCTGTCTGGATGCTCTGACCTTCACTAGCCGCTCAGGTCACGTGGCTTCTGGTTGCTTCTGTTTTAATCAATGCTGCATTTCTGGGATACATTGTTTCTTCTTGTATACACAGAGCTGAGGTCACTAGGTCACAGGGTCTTAGGGTGTTTACACTTTCCTCGgtactgccaaattgctttttaaaaaccttgTATTGCgggttggtggtggcgcacacctttaatctcagcactagggaggcagaagcaggtggatctctgtgagttcaaggccagcctggtctacaaagggagttccaggacagccccccccccaaaaaaaaaacgaaaaacaaaccaacaacaacaaaaaacttctgttgggctggagagatggctcagaggttaagcgaactgactgctgttccggaggttctgagttcaattcccagcaaccacatggtagctcacaaccatctgtaatgagatctggtgcacagaacactatataaataataaataaatttaaaaaaaaaacttatttatgccaggaggtagtggtgcatgtctttaatctttgcacttgggaggcagccgcaggtggatctctgagttccaggccagcctggtctacagtgccggggttgttacacagagaaacaaaacctaTATTGGACTGAAGCTGAGGGAAAGGGGACACTCCATGTGTCTTCTTTACtgctctgctgctgtgaagagacaccatggtcatcGCAACTTTTATgaaaaggaagtctttaattgggggcttagtttacagtttcaggtttagtttttttgttttttaatttttttaaatatttcttattgtttatttactttattttatgtgcactggtgtgaaggtgtcagatccctggcactggagttacagccagctatgagctgccatgtgggagctgggaactgaaccctgggtcctctggaagagcagtcagtgctcttaaccgctgagccatctctccagtccctcaggtTTAgtttatcatcatggcaggaaacttGGTGGCTGGCGCCATGCTGATCTGTAGCTGAGAGCTATATCCTGGTCCTCAGGCTAACAGAGAGCGCCAGCGAGCCTACGCCTGGCGCCTGGCACGGGCTTTTGAACTCCCAGTGAtgcacttcttccagcaaggccacaccttctcatCCTTgaaatcctttcaaacagttccactccctgttgACTagacattcaaatatgtgagcctgtgggggccattcttactcagaCACCACCAtggtgtgtgtaggtcagaggacatttgggagttggttttctccttccgtCACGTCAtgtgggattgaactcaggtcgtcatgcTTGGCAGCAAGACCTTTCCCATTTGAGCCATTTCACCATTTCCCACATTGCTTTTCGAGGATGCACTGGTCATCttccctcctgtctgttctttttctctttagctGTTTCTGGGGTTTatctgcacgtatgtctgtgctTGTGAGtttccatatgggtgctgggagttgaacccaggccTTCTATTGGGTGTGGAGCAGATCTACCCACGAGATGTCAGTGGTACTATGACAGGCAACACTGTCTCCATGGCCTCGGAACAAAGCCACCctggttgagaagcactggtctTCAGAACCTGTCTCTAGCTTTCTTCTTGCGCTGTGTGTTGACTTTGCTTTGCTTGCTCACCTGTGAGGAGCTGTTGGCCCTGGAGGTACCAGACGCTGACCTGGATTCTGGGTGCTTGCCCTGGTGTGGGCTGTCCCTCCACCTCACCACCTTCGTTAAGCTTTCCTGCTAACGTCCTGCTTCCACTTCTGTCTCACCTTGAACTTTGCCCTTTCCCATGCCCTTGCCACACCTCACGTGGTCGTCTGTTCTTGGTATGTTCCGGCTGAAATGATGCTTTGAGGCAGGCACTTGTAAACCTGCACCATACCGAACTGAAGCAGTCGGCAGCTGCTCTTAACGCATCTTCCACACGGATATCTTAAGAGCAATTTCCAAAGAATCTTGTGCCCTGGTGAAAACTCACTGCCCAACTGTCACCACACGCAACAGTACAAATTCTCAGTAATAGCACAAAGGACTGGAGAACTGGCCCTGACTCCTTCCTTATTCACCTACCACCCCAAACTCACCATCTCCCCAGGAAGGTGCAGGGTGCAGTGTTGGgtcctcaccctcctcctccaacacacacacacacacacacacacacacacacacacacacacacgaaaatagAGAATAGAAACCAGGATGAATAGGTCTGCCCTGTTCTCTGGTCACAGCTGACATGTCCCTACCCCGCCTTTCCAATAAAGCCCGCCTCTTTCCTCAatcatttccctttttaatttcATTGGTGACATGTATTTCTAAGTGAcctttctttgtgtctctgtgtcctgTCTCAACTGCATTGGGCCTATTAGAGCAGGTATGCCTTCTTTGTTCAGGGCTCTGTCCTTAGGGCTTTGACTGTGGGGTACAtacagtggggtggggtggggttttgGGTTCCCTACTCTGAGTAATGGGCTACATTCGTACAGGCAGCTACATCACCACAATCGGAGTGGATTTCAAGATTCGGACTGTGGAGATCAATGGGGAGAAGGTGAAGCTGCAGATCTGGGACACAGCGGGGCAGGAGCGCTTCCGTACCATCACCTCTACGTGAGTTCCCTTGGACCATGTGCCTCGGATGTTTGCATGAGGCTGAGTGACAGTGCTGAGTAGAAACAGTGTCAGAGAGGGAGTGCGGCTGGGTGGTTCCTGCCCTCCGTGGGTGGTGGTAGCTGTGCCTTCCCTCCCTGAAGATACAAGAGAAGGCTATGACTGCTGTGGTAGCCACAGGGCTAGGGATCTGCAGTGTTTGGGCACCCGGCCCTGGCATCTGGCATGACATAGACTGCATGCTCCTCGTGGTGCTTAGTTTTACTTGCTGGCAGCTCCTTTCTCTTCAGGTGGCAATAGCATCAGTGTTTGCCACACTGGGTAGTAGTGACAGGTCCTCCCTGGTGCTCAGTGAACCACTGACAATTCTTGGAGGGTGTCAGCTCTATGCAGTCTCTGGTCATCCACCCTGACTGAGCACAGAGATGGCTCTCTCTCTTTGGAGGCCTGGAAGACCATAGGTATGTGGGCCCTTCTTCTGTATCCTCGATCTGTTAGCTGGGAAATCCATTGTCTAGCATGCCACCTTCATTTGTAGTGCCTTTGTGGAactcagctgcccaaggaggaAACTCCTCCGGTGTTGAGTCTTAGGTGTTTGTGAAACTGTGGAATTTAAATTTCTGCTATGTGTGTCCTTGGGCAAGCTGCCTGCCGTCTGTGCCTGTGTCCGGAGATTTCATGTAGGATCTCCCTGAGTGCTAATGCTTGATCCAGGACTCGGGCTCTGGCATTTTCCTGTGTGCTATGCTGCTGTtaacccattttacagataaaggcatgtctgtgtgtttttgagataggcttcactatgtagctgtggctgcTCTCAAGCTCCTAGATACAGACCTGtttctgctggaattaaaggcatgcaccatctcTCCCAGCTAAAGGTGCTTCTGAGAGGTGGGCTTCATGCTGTAGTGCATGCAGGGAGGTCTCTGGACACGCCCCAGGCCTCCTGCATAACAGTTCTGGATTTTCGTGGTTTGTTTCCAGCTCTGTCGTGGAAGCACAGGTGGCCACTCTGAGGGTTAggatgatgtgtgtgtttgtactgtCTCCTGTGCCATAGCTCAGAATTCCCGAGGCACAGGGTACTGTTCTGTCTGCCTGTTTGGAGAAACCAGGTTTAGCCTGGTTTTAGGCTGGGTCCATTCTGAGGCAGAAGGTACTTGGGGCCTGGAGAGACTAATGACCCTGTGCCAGCAGCTGGTGAAGAAGGGCGGGTCGGGAGATGGTTGAATGTTTTGGAGGTGTGGCAGTCTATGTAGGAGTGGGAATGTTTGTAACCTGTGTATCTGCTAAAGGAGCCCTTTTACTATCTCCCATCTTAACCCTTCCTGAGGAGATTTCTGGTCCTCGGGtggctgtgggaggagagagggaggagcgagaaGGATGAAGCCTTGCCCTGGCCTAGGAAGCAGGCCTGGGTGCTGAGGCTGCAGCTGGCCACTGGACTAAGTGGCTGTCACGCTGCCCTGCTGCCTAGTTGGGACAAGTGGATGTGAGGCACTTGGGTGGGAAAGACTTGGAGCCCTCGTGTCGGCTCGCTAGCCAGAGAGCTGAGCCACCCCTGGGGCAGCAGGAGCTAGGGCAGTGATGTGCCGTTTCTTGTGTCTTCAGCAAAGGGAAGGTTCCAGAGGCATTCTGCTGCAGGACGGTCTTCTGTCCACATGGTTCCCTACCTGCCCCAGAGACATCCACCCGGCTGTGCTGAGTGCTGAGCTGAGATAGTGGAACTGccaggctccctcaaagccaagAAGGCTCACAGCCTTGGGGCGAGTCCTGGGCGGGCTCCACTACGTCTGAGGGGTGGACAGATGCTTGGGCCGCAGTATAGCAGGGCCCTGGTGCTCTGCCCTGCCCACCCACTCTTGGTTCTGCCACCTTCATCTGGGACTCCAGATCGCTAGGAAGGAACATTCGTCCTGACAATAAAGAGCACCCAGCGCTGTCTGTGTGCTGCTCCCAGCCTCGGGGTGGCATCTGTTAGCGCCTCTTCCTCACAGCCACCCTCAGAAATTTGTACTAGAAACTAGTTTATAGTTGAGGAAACTAAGGTAAGGGGTAGGGATGAAAGCCAAGTAACCTTTCCACAGTTCACAGCTCTCAGAGATAGGTCTGACCTCAGAGAGATGACTAGACAGCTGGGTGCCTCCTACCATTCTGGATCCTGTGGATCCTGGCGTAGCCATCGTGGGACCCAGGCTGGGGAAGTGCTCCTCAGGAAAGCTAAATGGGAGGCAGCCTGCCCTCGGGGTTTGTAGTCTAGGTGTTCTAAGACCTTAGTGATCAAAAGTAGAAGGTTGGGGAAACAGCCTAGGCGGTTATGTAGAGTGGGGCCAAGGTTGTGGCCTCTGGCCTGCTTCAGGGTTGGTGCTGTCCGGCTTTCTGTGCACCAGATGTTCAGAGGGGAATGACAGCACCGTCCTTCCTTTCAGACCTTTGGGCTGGTTTGGGGTCTGCAGGTTTAGTTGAGTTCTTCCTACAGCTGCTGGAGGCCTGTGTAGCCTCTGCGTTCTCCTTCCCTGGTACAGTGAGCCAAGAGTAGGAAAAGAAGTGTCGCCTGTCCGCCAGAGGAAAGGGACACATTTTGCCATGGCTTCTTGTAATGTGCAGCCTCTAGGAATGCCATTTTACTACCAAGATTTGAAACTGAATTATCACCAGGATGGTGATAACATGATGTCAAACACGAAAACTGCCTGAACTTCAAAGAAGCTTCCAGCTGGTGGTATACCCagtcacctgggtgactcttccAGCTGGTGGTACACCCagtcacctgggtgactcttccAGCTGGTGGTACACCCagtcacctgggtgactcttcaGGCCTGGTACACCTCAGACTGTTACCAGCCTCCACCAGTGCTGCCAGGGGCAGGCCAGTGAAGCCAGTGCTGTCCTGCTGATCAAGCTTGGCTCTGGCTGGTGGTTGAGGCTGGGTGCAGGGCTGCCCTAACCCCGGGCACCCTCACCTTCCCCCAGCCACTGTCCTATACCAAGCAGGTCCCAGGGAAGCAGCTTCTCTGTCCTGGGCCAAAACCCTGATGCGCATCTTGGCCCTACAGGTATTATCGGGGGACCCATGGAGTCATTGTGGTTTACGATGTCACTAGTGCTGAGTCCTTTGTCAATGTCAAGCGATGGCTTCATGAAATCAACCAGAACTGTGACGATGTGTGCCGAATATTAGGTGAGGCTGGACCCCAAGGGTAGCGACGGTGGGAGAGCAACAACTGGTGCTCTTGCAGGCGGCTGACTGTGCTTTGTCTTAAAGTGGGCAATAAGAATGACGACCCTGAGCGGAAGGTGGTGGAGACAGAAGATGCCTACAAATTTGCTGGGCAGATGGGGATCCAGCTCTTTGAGACCAGTGCCAAGGAGAATTTGAATGTGGAAGAGGTAAGCCGTACTGATCCCTGGGCTAGGGGGAGGTGAGGACCATGAGCTTTCTGCCGAGCTCACTTCTCTGCCAAGACTCCCCACGCCAGGCCTGCTCAGGCATCTGACCAAATTATTTAATGCCCACTGTTTGCTGCTGTGCAGGCCCTTTAAAAGTCTTAGCTCTTAGCTCAGCTGCCCTCTGAGGTAGGATCCCATATTTCACGGAGGAAAACTGAAGTTCCTCTTACTGAATATCCTTAAGAATCAACTACCTCAAAGCCATGCAGTTTCTATCCAGCTGCTTCCTGTTGGCCCTCCCTTGAGCCCATCACTACCACCTCTTCCCTGTCTCTTGGTTGCTTGCTTTCCTGGCCTCTGAGCACAAGTGGGCACCTGTTCCTGGGGCTTGTGGGTAGAGCATCCACCCTGGAGGCCTCTTCTTCACTTGTAGCAGCACCTTGAAGAGCGGCTGTGGCTCTGAGGGAGAAAAGCTAGAACTCTTGGCACAAGCCCCACTTGGCCCACTCACTGGCCCCAGAGGAGTTTAGAGGTGCCAGGGAAGTTGGGTTCCCACTGCATTGAGAACACAGAGCCTCAGAGCCAGACACATGTGGGACTTCCCTCCTGGTAATTCATTTGTTCACCTGAGTGAGAGTTGTTCTCCAGGCTGTGAGGATCAAGTGAGTCGAGCTGTGCTTGCTCAGAGATGGAGATGTTGAGCTCagctctttgtaaaaaaaaatatttgtgtaaaaaatatatatatatatatacttgtgtgTAAGTGCATGCAGTTTGCATGTGCAGGATCCAGAAGAggagagggcatcggatcccatGGGGCTGGAGTGAGAGGTGCTTGTGGGCCCAGTTGTGACCAACCCCTGGTCTGCATGGTGGCACAGTTCATGTTCTTAAGCACAGAGTCATCTCACCGCTGGTTTGAGGACGTCTGAGCCCCTAGTTCAGCTTTTTTATCCCTGTGGCTTTTATCCCTGCCTTAGCACCGTTGGTTCTGGCAGCACGACATTGGTCGTCAGGGTTATCTGGCCCTGGGTGCAGTGAGGTGAACAGCCTGTGTGTCCTTCCGTCTATATGCAGAGCAACATATTCTTGTCTTTTCAGAGGTTCTGGTTGCTTCTTCCTCTGTACTAAAAAGGACTGAaaagatgtctcagtgattaagattttatgctctcccagaggacctgagttcagttaacagcacccatgcaaggcagctcacaaccacctgtaactccagctccacgggaGTGgattctggcttccatgggtactGTGCTCACGTGCACTTACCCACATACAGGAAAAGAGACTGGGAATACCCCAGGAATTGACTTCCCCAAGACAGCTGTGgtcttttatcatttctttttcacCTTTAAGTCTGCCACCTCCTCCTAAAGtagcaattctcaacctgtgggtcatgacctctttggggtcgaacgaccctttcacagggtcacccgTCAGACATCCTGCACATCAGGTGTATTTAcgtatgactcataacagtagcaaaattacagttctgaagtagcaataaaaataattttacggttggggtcagcacaatatgaggaactgtactaaaggattgcagcattaggaaggctgagaacactGTCTTGGAGTGTGTTTTGAGGGCACACAGTACACACCTGGAAccctggcactggggaggcagagggaagagaatTGTGGGTTTAGACCAGGTTGGGCTACATAGTCATAGTGAGACACCCCGGCATACACGCGCATGCATGTTTTAAGAACACACAGTTCATACAGGAATAGAAAGTGGTCTGTGCTGGCCAGCAGGGGCTCTGCACTAGGTCTCAGGTCGGCCTTGCCCTGTCATCTCCAGATGTTCAACTGTATCACAGAGCTGGTTCTACGAGCAAAGAAAGACAACTTGgcgaaacaacagcagcagcaacagaacgATGTGGTGAAGCTCACGAAAAACAGTAAACGAAAGAAACGCTGCTGCTAATGTCCCAGCCACTGCAGAGACTGCAACTGCATCCCTCCCAGCCCGAGGCTCTTGGAGGCTCCTCGGGGGACAGTCTCAGTTTAGTGCCGTTATTTAAAGAATTCTCTCCACGTTTTTTGTACTGGGAGGCGCCATCGGCACTTCCTGCCCCTTTCCCCTTGAGTGCCAAGAAGGTGTTGGACGAGCCTGCCCTTCCCCACTGGTGCCGACTCCCTGCTGAGGCTCCTGGACCTGGTGAGGACGCTGCCAGCTGAGTGGACTGATTAACCAGTTTGTACATAGTGTATATTGCATTAACCAGCTGCACACCCTCAGCCTGCTCTGGCTTTTGCCTCCTTCCTGCCAACCTGCTGCAACAGACCCTCCCAAGCCCTCCCATCCCATCTCGACGGCAGCTTCCTGAGGAGCCAGTCTCATGTCCTAGCTGAGTCGTTGGCCAGCCTGGGCCCATGGAGTGCACTCTGCATGGGTCTTGCCCCACAGCTGATCTGGGAGCTGGGGAACCTGGCGTCCACTCAGGCCCTGCCCTCGGCTGGCCCTAGGCCATCAGTTCCACAGAGAAAGTCAGTTCTGCCCTTTTAGCCAACAGGTTTCTCATTCtgccttccagatgcctctgctACAAACCCAGGGGAGCCGTGGCTTCTCACTTACCCAACATGTTTCAGTACCAGCAGAAAGATAGCCGGGGTACCTTTGTTCAGAGGTGGAGCTTGCAAGGGGATCATTAACATAAAGCCAAATGAAGCCAAATCAAATGAATTAAGTTCCCCAGTTATTTCCTCGAGACTTGATTGGCTCAATAGCAAAAGTTGTGACTGTTCCACTTTGGGTTCAGTATTTTTAGAAAAGGTGTATGGCTTCTGTTCATTGTAGGTTAGGCTCTTTCCCTTTCGTGGGAAAAGGGGGCTTTGCACCCTTGTTCTGTATATGCAAGGGCCTCTCACTGGAGCTAGTTTCTGAGGTGGCACCTCTGGCACTTCAGGAGTTGCTGGACAATGGGACGACACTTCCAGGCTAGGATAGGCAGCTTTGCATTATTGATAGACCTGTTTTAGTATGAAGATGGTAGGAAGATTTCTTAGCCACTGGGAGGAAGTGGCAGTGGGGTGGGGACAGCTAGTATTGACCTACCCACCCCAGTCCCCTGGAGTAAAAACCAGGGTAATCTACATTTGAttacctccctccctttcccctagAGGATCATGTAACTGGGAAGAACTGATTGGACACCATAATGCGTTTTATTAGATTTTCTTTCCAAGGCAACTTCCAGGCACAGTCCTGACTGGACAATCATCACAGATTACTGCAGA
The Chionomys nivalis chromosome 3, mChiNiv1.1, whole genome shotgun sequence genome window above contains:
- the Rab35 gene encoding ras-related protein Rab-35 isoform X1; translation: MARDYDHLFKLLIIGDSGVGKSSLLLRFADNTFSGSYITTIGVDFKIRTVEINGEKVKLQIWDTAGQERFRTITSTYYRGTHGVIVVYDVTSAESFVNVKRWLHEINQNCDDVCRILVGNKNDDPERKVVETEDAYKFAGQMGIQLFETSAKENLNVEEMFNCITELVLRAKKDNLAKQQQQQQNDVVKLTKNSKRKKRCC
- the Rab35 gene encoding ras-related protein Rab-35 isoform X2, whose product is MARDYDHLFKLLIIGDSGVGKSSLLLRFADNTFSGSYITTIGVDFKIRTVEINGEKVKLQIWDTAGQERFRTITSTYYRGTHGVIVVYDVTSAESFVNVKRWLHEINQNCDDVCRILDVQLYHRAGSTSKERQLGETTAAATERCGEAHEKQ